Proteins encoded within one genomic window of Brassica rapa cultivar Chiifu-401-42 chromosome A09, CAAS_Brap_v3.01, whole genome shotgun sequence:
- the LOC103842311 gene encoding protein FAR1-RELATED SEQUENCE 5 — MESTHLSGKEIVSANQDESGLQVLGETSFLSQNSDEFLAEKKDATLNDDDALVSDEDASISDFSEEEDISNNENYLQVEDVDALEANNENQKNMSSSNGKYKIVSFEPNHNHDLVKTPMKHLLKSNRAIYISQKQHADNADMSGISAKTTVEMMSREVGGRANLSFMDKVLKNYIYRKRMAAMEKRDAGAVLEYFQKKKEDNASFFYSMQLDEDDMITNILWADNRSISDYNLFRDVICFDTTYKTNEFDKPFAPFVGVNHHKQTILFGAALIYDETTEFFEWLFQTFLGAISGK, encoded by the exons ATGGAGAGTACTCATTTAAGTGGTAAAGAAATTGTTTCTGCTAATCAAGATGAATCTGGTTTGCAAGTCTTAGGTGAAACTAGTTTCTTAAGTCAAAATTCAGATGAGTTTTTAGCCGAGAAAAAAGATGCTACACTCAATGATGACGATGCTTTAGTCAGCGATGAAGATGCTTCTATCAGTGATTTCAGTGAAGAAGAGGACATAAGCAACAATGAGAATTATCTTCAGGTTGAAGATGTTGATGCTTTAGAGGCAAACAATGAAAATCAGAAAAACATGAGCTCT AGTAACGGAAAATATAAGATTGTGAGTTTTGAGCCGAATCATAACCATGATTTAGTGAAGACACCTATGAAGCATTTGCTGAAGAGTAACCGAGCAATTTATATCTCTCAAAAACAACATGCTGATAATGCTGATATGTCAGGAATTTCAGCAAAAACAACCGTTGAAATGATGAGCAGAGAAGTTGGAGGGCGAGCAAATCTGAGTTTTATGGATAAAGTCCTGAAAAACTACATATACCGTAAGCGAATGGCAGCAATGGAAAAGAGAGATGCTGGAGCTGTTTTGGAGTactttcagaaaaagaaagaggatAATGCATCTTTCTTTTACTCAATGCAACTTGATGAGGACGATATGATCACTAATATCTTATGGGCAGATAATCGGTCAATTAGTGATTACAATCTTTTTAGAGATGTCATTTGCTTTGACACAACTTACAAGACCAACGAATTTGATAAACCGTTTGCTCCATTTGTTGGCGTCAATCATCATAAGCAGACTATTTTGTTTGGTGCTGCTCTCATATATGATGAAACCACAGAGTTTTTTGAGTGGCTTTTTCAGACTTTTCTTGGAGCAATTTCTGGAAAATAA